In a single window of the Cucurbita pepo subsp. pepo cultivar mu-cu-16 chromosome LG18, ASM280686v2, whole genome shotgun sequence genome:
- the LOC111780285 gene encoding protein arginine N-methyltransferase 1.1-like — MGRRKSGSHSPTTLNGLPQPQGSKFCFEDDDEAPIEETTGSVNVDESMCEASDDSNRVIEDTACKLDQSLNDKDDKTSADYYFDSYSHFGIHEEMLKDSVRTKTYQNVIYQNKFLVKDKVVLDVGAGTGILSLFCAKAGAAHVYAVECSHMADMAKEIVEANGFSNVITVLKGKIEEIELPVDRVDIIISEWMGYFLLFENMLNTVLYARDKWLVSDGIVLPDKASLYLTAIEDADYKEDKIEFWNRVYGFDMSCIKKQALVEPLVDTVDQNQIVTNCQLLKTMDISKMAPGDASFTAPFKLVAERDDYIHALVAYFDVSFTKCHKLTGFSTGPRSRATHWKQTVLYLEDVVTICEGEAITGSLNVAPNKKNPRDIDIVLKYSFNGRRCTISKTQHYKMR; from the exons ATGGGTCGCCGGAAAAGTGGCAGTCACAGTCCAACTACCCTCAACGGCTTGCCTCAGCCCCAGGGTTCGAAGTTTTGCTTTGAAGACGACGACGAAGCTCCGATTGAAGAAACCACTGGGAGCGTCAACGTCGATGAGTCCATGTGTGAAGCCTCCGACGACTCTAACAGAGTTATTGAGGACACTGCCTGTAAGCTTGACCAGTCATTGAATGATAAGGATGATAAAACCAGCGCTGATTATTACTTCGATTCCTACTCTCACTTTG GTATTCACGAA GAAATGTTGAAGGATTCAGTTAGAACTAAGACATATCAAAATgtaatttatcaaaataagtttttagTAAAGGATAAAGTAGTTCTTGATGTGGGAGCAGGGACTGGCATTTTGTCCCTATTTTGCGCCAAGGCAGGAGCAGCACATGTTTATGCT GTCGAGTGCTCCCATATGGCCGATATGGCAAAAGAGATCGTCGAAGCAAATGGATTTTCtaatg TTATAACCGTTTTGAAAGggaagattgaagaaattgagCTTCCAGTTGACAGAGTAGATATAATTATTTCAGAATGGATGGGATACTTCTTATTGTTCGAGAATATGTTAAATACAGTCCTATATGCTCGTGATAAGTGGCTT GTTAGTGATGGTATTGTATTACCAGACAAAGCTTCTCTATATTTAACAGCCATCGAGGATGCAGACTATAAAGAAGACAAGATTGAGT TTTGGAATCGTGTATATGGGTTCGACATGAGCTGCATCAAAAAGCAAGCCTTGGTGGAGCCTTTGGTGGACACTGTTGACCAGAATCAAATTGTTACAAACTGTCAGCTACTTAAG ACAATGGATATATCCAAAATGGCCCCTGGGGATGCTTCCTTTACAGCTCCATTCAAGCTAGTAGCAGAACGTGATGATTACATCCATGCTCTTGTAGCCTACTTTGATGTATCTTTTACCAAGTGCCATAAACTGACTGGATTCTCAACTG gaCCAAGATCAAGGGCTACACATTGGAAGCAAACAGTTCTGTACTTGGAAGATGTTGTCACCATTTGCGAGGGAGAGGCTATTACTGGGAGCTTGAATGTTGCTCCAAACAAGAAGAATCCTCGCGATATCGATATTGTGCTCAAATACTCATTCAATGGACGTCGATGCACGATTTCAAAGACTCAACATTACAAGATGCGTTGA
- the LOC111780669 gene encoding 1-aminocyclopropane-1-carboxylate synthase 7 yields the protein MAIEIELDQNPAVELSQIGMSETHGEDSPYFAGWKAYDENPYNETTNPSGVIQMGLAENQVSFDLVEEYLEQNSDVLQANSSGFREDALFQDYHGLLSFRTAMAGFMEQIRGGRARFDPNRVVLTAGATAANELLTFILANPGDALLVPTPYYPGFDRDLRWRTGVKIVPIHCDSSNNFQITPKSLEAAYNNAIAMKMKVRGVLITNPSNPLGATIQRSTIEEILDFVTRKNIHLVSDEIYSGSVFSSAEFISVAEVLASRGYKNAERVHIVYSLSKDLGLPGFRVGTIYSYNDKVVTTARRMSSFTLISSQTQRFLASMLSNRKFTEKYIKMNRDRLKKRYEMIIEGLRTAGIECLKGNAGLFCWMNLSPLLKDKKTNTDGEIELWKRILKEVKLNISPGSSCHCSEPGWFRVCFANMSEHTLHVALDRIHCFVEKLKKEDEAN from the exons ATGGcgattgaaattgaattggaCCAAAACCCCGCCGTTGAGCTCTCCCAAATTGGCATGTCGGAGACCCACGGCGAAGACTCGCCGTACTTCGCCGGCTGGAAAGCCTACGATGAAAATCCTTATAACGAAACAACCAACCCTTCCGGCGTCATTCAAATGGGCTTAGCTGAGAATCAA GTGTCTTTTGATTTGGTGGAAGAGTATTTAGAGCAAAACTCTGATGTTCTTCAAGCCAATTCTTCTGGGTTTAGAGAGGACGCTTTGTTTCAAGATTATCATGGGCTGCTCTCTTTTAGAACAGCAATGGCTGGTTTCATGGAGCAAATTAGAGGCGGACGAGCTAGATTTGATCCAAATAGAGTTGTTTTAACTGCTGGAGCTACCGCAGCTAATGAGCTGCTGACATTCATTCTCGCGAATCCCGGCGACGCGTTGCTTGTCCCAACGCCTTACTATCCTGG attTGATCGAGATTTGAGATGGAGAACCGGAGTGAAAATTGTACCGATTCATTGCGATAGTTcgaataattttcaaataactcCCAAATCTTTGGAAGCTGCTTATAATAATGCAATAGCCATGAAGATGAAAGTTAGAGGAGTTTTGATCACAAATCCATCAAATCCACTTGGTGCCACAATCCAACGGTCCACAATTGAGGAGATTTTGGATTTCGTTACACGCAAAAACATCCACCTCGTCTCCGACGAAATCTACTCCGGTTCCGTTTTCTCCTCGGCCGAGTTTATCAGCGTCGCCGAGGTTTTGGCATCCCGCGGCTATAAAAACGCCGAGCGTGTCCACATCGTGTATAGCCTATCCAAAGACCTCGGCCTTCCCGGGTTTAGAGTCGGCACGATTTATTCATACAATGATAAAGTCGTGACGACAGCTCGCCGGATGTCTAGCTTCACTCTAATATCTTCACAAACACAGCGGTTTTTAGCGTCCATGTTGTCGAACCGGAAATTCACggaaaaatacattaaaatgaACCGGGACCGGCTCAAGAAACGATATGAGATGATAATTGAAGGACTCCGAACCGCTGGAATTGAGTGCTTAAAAGGGAACGCCGGTTTATTTTGCTGGATGAACTTGAGCCCGTTgttgaaagacaaaaaaacCAATACGGACGGTGAAATTGAGCTTTGGAAGCGTATTTTAAAAGAAGTGAAACTGAATATCTCGCCCGGTTCGTCATGTCATTGCTCTGAACCGGGTTGGTTCAGGGTTTGCTTTGCTAACATGAGCGAACACACTCTGCATGTTGCTCTTGACAGAATACATTGCTTCGTGGAGAAGCTGAAGAAGGAAGACGaagctaattaa
- the LOC111780173 gene encoding uncharacterized protein LOC111780173: MASKLTQLQSKATQASQYVLKHGCSYYKQLLEQNKQFIQEPPTVEKCNLLSKQLLYTRLASIPGRYESFHKELDYVKQLWKNRQEVTVEDAGIAALFGLECFAWFCAGEIVGRGFTFTGYYV; encoded by the exons ATGGCATCCAAGTTGACTCAGTTACAGTCCAAGGCCACTCAAGCATCACAATATGTGTTAAAGCATGGGTGTTCCTACTACAAGCAATTATTGGAACAAAATAAGCAATTTATTCAGGAGCCACCTACAGTGGAGAAATGCAACCTGCTCTCTAAGCAATTACTTTACACTCGTCTTGCCAG TATTCCAGGCCGATACGAATCGTTCCATAAGGAACTTGATTACGTAAAACAATTATGGAAGAACAGACAAGAGGTGACGGTGGAAGATGCTGGTATTGCTGCTCTATTTGGTCTGGAGTGCTTTGCATGGTTTTGTGCTGGTGAAATTGTGGGAAGAGGTTTCACTTTCACCGGATACTATGTCTGA
- the LOC111780172 gene encoding uncharacterized protein LOC111780172: MIVLQLSDGILTPPHLPIRTVDAKISRRANHFLTPSSVCKVRPWNFSPRLELRQCVTRSSRDQKSETQNIPSSEIEVVNEEGEDYDADDGFFSASGFRGREGEKDYDRDPEFAEIIGTSVDDPEKFRSKMEERLRKKRNKILQPKTGSAVPVKVTFNKFDFSNSYIWFEFYNTPLAKDITLICDTIRSWHIIGRLGGCNSMNMQLSQSPLDKRPSYDAIQGANVTPTTFYNIGDFEVQDNLARIWVDIGTSEPLILDILINALTQISSDYVGIKQLVFGGSEFENWKENLTSEDAGYSTHKI, encoded by the exons ATGATTGTCTTGCAGTTATCCGACGGTATTCTCACGCCGCCTCATCTTCCGATCAGAACAGTCGACGCTAAAATTTCCCGCCGAGCCAACCATTTCCTTACTCCATCATCGGTCTGTAAAGTTCGTCCCTGGAATTTTTCTCCTAGGCTTGAGCTGCGCCAATGCGTGACCAGATCTAGCCGCGACCAAAAATCGGAAACTCAGAATATCCCGTCCAGTGAAATCGAGGTGGTGAATGAAGAAGGCGAAGATTATGATGCAGACGATGGATTTTTTAGTGCGAGTGGGTTTAGAGGAAGAGAAGGGGAAAAGGACTACGATCGAGACCCTGAGTTCGCTGAAATTATCGGAACTAGTGTTGATGATCCAGAGAAATTTCGGTCCAAA ATGGAAGAGAGGCtgaggaagaaaaggaacaaGATATTGCAGCCAAAAACGGGATCAGCCGTTCCAGTAAAAGTTACATTCAACAA ATTCGATTTCTCGAACTCGTATATATGGTTTGAATTCTACAACACTCCATTGGCCAAAGATATCACCTTAATTTGTGAT ACCATTAGGTCATGGCACATCATTGGACGTCTTGGTGGATGCAATTCCATGAATATGCAG CTTTCTCAGTCTCCTTTGGATAAACGGCCAAGTTATGATGCTATTCAGGGAGCCAATGTTACTCCAACCACATTCTATAACATTGGGGATTTTGAGGTTCAGGACAACTTGGCTCGCATATG GGTTGATATCGGGACGAGCGAACCGTTGATTCTAGATATTTTGATAAATGCATTAACCCAGATTAGTTCTGA CTACGTTGGAATCAAACAATTGGTATTTGGTGGATCAGAGTTTGAGAATTGGAAAGAGAATTTGACATCAGAAGATGCAGGTTACAGCACTCACAAAATATAG
- the LOC111780570 gene encoding 60S ribosomal protein L31, with translation MVEKTKGRKEEVVSREYTINLHKRLHGCTFKKKAPKAIKEIRKFAEKAMGTKDVRVDVKLNKHIWSRGIRSVPRRIRVRIARKRNDDEDAKEELYSLVTVAEIPAEGLKGLGTKVIDEED, from the exons ATGGTTGAGAAAACGAAGGGGAGGAAGGAAGAGGTGGTCTCAAGAGAGTACACCATCAATCTACACAAGCGTTTACATGGCTG CACCTTCAAGAAGAAGGCTCCTAAGGCCATCAAGGAGATAAGGAAGTTTGCAGAGAAAGCAATGGGAACGAAGGACGTCAGGGTGGATGTGAAACTGAACAAGCATATCTGGAGCAGAGGAATTCGAAGTGTTCCAAGGAGAATTAGGGTTCGTATTGCACGCAAGAGGAACGATGATGAAGATGCAAAGGAAGAACTGTATTCGCTTGTTACCGTTGCAGAAATCCCAGCAGAAGGTTTGAAAGGATTGGGTACTAAGGTCATCGATGAAGAAGATTGA
- the LOC111780569 gene encoding uncharacterized protein LOC111780569 isoform X3, which produces MAIKRLGRIWMKSGKDAASIPSRDDPSFDDFCPIDSQVQEEMVRSFERANDQQSLLWRRYHAYFMEDVESWMIIAADWVAILACSFSIIGIVSKSNYHRRWLWCSFFISILLSVFWLYFMMRLPRFRWDVIWRPLGPLSGTGICLYVDHLLAESSEEIRKLRGYMYSYKAT; this is translated from the exons ATGGCTATCAAGAGATTAGGTAGAATTTGGATGAAATCGGGGAAAGATGCGGCGTCGATTCCGTCTCGGGATGATCCGTCCTTCGACGATTTCTGTCCCATTGACAGCCAAG TGCAAGAGGAGATGGTTCGTTCGTTTGAAAGGGCAAATGATCAACAGAGTCTTCTATGGAGG CGTTATCATGCTTACTTCATGGAGGATGTTGAATCATGGATGATTATAGCTGCAG ATTGGGTTGCTATTTTAGCGTGTTCATTTTCGATCATTGGGATTGTAAGTAAGTCAAATTACCACCGGCGATGGCTTTGGTGCTCATTCTTTATCAGCATCCTACTCTCAGTTTTCTGGTTATATTTCATGATGAG ATTGCCTAGGTTTCGATGGGATGTTATCTGGCGACCCTTGGGTCCTCTCAG TGGGACTGGAATCTGTTTGTATGTTGATCATCTGCTGGCCGAATCGTCGGAGGAAATAAGAAAACTTAGAGGTTATATGTATTCTTATAAAGCTACCTGA
- the LOC111780569 gene encoding uncharacterized protein LOC111780569 isoform X2, translated as MAIKRLGRIWMKSGKDAASIPSRDDPSFDDFCPIDSQVQEEMVRSFERANDQQSLLWRTVFAAFLFCFVAFLLYSIVQQVSSPFELRYHAYFMEDVESWMIIAADWVAILACSFSIIGIVSKSNYHRRWLWCSFFISILLSVFWLYFMMRLPRFRWDVIWRPLGPLSGTGICLYVDHLLAESSEEIRKLRGYMYSYKAT; from the exons ATGGCTATCAAGAGATTAGGTAGAATTTGGATGAAATCGGGGAAAGATGCGGCGTCGATTCCGTCTCGGGATGATCCGTCCTTCGACGATTTCTGTCCCATTGACAGCCAAG TGCAAGAGGAGATGGTTCGTTCGTTTGAAAGGGCAAATGATCAACAGAGTCTTCTATGGAGG ACTGTGTTTGCGgcatttcttttttgctttgtGGCTTTTCTTCTTTACTCAATCGTTCAGCAGGTTTCTTCTCCATTTGAACTG CGTTATCATGCTTACTTCATGGAGGATGTTGAATCATGGATGATTATAGCTGCAG ATTGGGTTGCTATTTTAGCGTGTTCATTTTCGATCATTGGGATTGTAAGTAAGTCAAATTACCACCGGCGATGGCTTTGGTGCTCATTCTTTATCAGCATCCTACTCTCAGTTTTCTGGTTATATTTCATGATGAG ATTGCCTAGGTTTCGATGGGATGTTATCTGGCGACCCTTGGGTCCTCTCAG TGGGACTGGAATCTGTTTGTATGTTGATCATCTGCTGGCCGAATCGTCGGAGGAAATAAGAAAACTTAGAGGTTATATGTATTCTTATAAAGCTACCTGA
- the LOC111780569 gene encoding uncharacterized protein LOC111780569 isoform X1 — protein sequence MRRRFRLGMIRPSTISVPLTAKCKRRWFVRLKGQMINRVFYGGYRMIQRILLNFILFLSGGLGILMSIVLLCGSTVRQTVFAAFLFCFVAFLLYSIVQQVSSPFELRYHAYFMEDVESWMIIAADWVAILACSFSIIGIVSKSNYHRRWLWCSFFISILLSVFWLYFMMRLPRFRWDVIWRPLGPLSGTGICLYVDHLLAESSEEIRKLRGYMYSYKAT from the exons ATGCGGCGTCGATTCCGTCTCGGGATGATCCGTCCTTCGACGATTTCTGTCCCATTGACAGCCAAG TGCAAGAGGAGATGGTTCGTTCGTTTGAAAGGGCAAATGATCAACAGAGTCTTCTATGGAGGGTATCGTATGATTCAGCggattttacttaattttattttgttcttaagTGGAGGATTAGGGATTCTCATGTCGATTGTTCTTCTCTGTGGATCGACTGTTCGTCAGACTGTGTTTGCGgcatttcttttttgctttgtGGCTTTTCTTCTTTACTCAATCGTTCAGCAGGTTTCTTCTCCATTTGAACTG CGTTATCATGCTTACTTCATGGAGGATGTTGAATCATGGATGATTATAGCTGCAG ATTGGGTTGCTATTTTAGCGTGTTCATTTTCGATCATTGGGATTGTAAGTAAGTCAAATTACCACCGGCGATGGCTTTGGTGCTCATTCTTTATCAGCATCCTACTCTCAGTTTTCTGGTTATATTTCATGATGAG ATTGCCTAGGTTTCGATGGGATGTTATCTGGCGACCCTTGGGTCCTCTCAG TGGGACTGGAATCTGTTTGTATGTTGATCATCTGCTGGCCGAATCGTCGGAGGAAATAAGAAAACTTAGAGGTTATATGTATTCTTATAAAGCTACCTGA
- the LOC111780608 gene encoding beta-galactosidase 7-like — protein MFNLGSLVLCLFVILSGLSFCTGNSVTYDSNAIIINGERRIIFSGSIHYPRSTDAMWPDLIKKAKDGGLDAIETYIFWDRHEPQRQKYDFSGNLDFIKFFQLIHDAGLYVLMRIGPYVCAEWNYGGFPVWLHNMPGIEFRTDNKVYKNEMQTFTTKIVNMCKQANLFATQGGPIIIAQIENEYGNVMTPYGDAGKTYINWCAQMAESLNIGVPWIMCQQSDAPQPMINTCNGFYCDNFTPNNPKSPKMFTENWVGWFKKWGEKDPHRTAEDVAFSVAKFFQFGGVLNNYYMYHGGTNFGRTSGGPFITTSYDYDAPIDEYGNLNQPKWGHLKQLHASIKLGEKILTSSTRSDRNISSSVTLTTFSNPTTGGRFCFLSNTDASNDANIDLEADGTYFVPAWSVTILDGCNKEVYNTAKVNSQTSVFVKEQDEKENAQLSWTWAREHMRDTLLGTGTFKANQLLEQKGFTVDVSDYLWYMTNVDIDQTSSPRDVTLQVNTKGHVLHAFVNRRHIGSEWANNGQSFVLEKPISLKSGTNTITLLSATVGLKNYDAFYDMVPTGIDGGPVYLIGSGNVTTNLSSNSWSYKVGLNGEMKQFYNPTTHSSKVKWRPFEHKSIGRRMAWFKTNFKTPSGVDPVVLDLQGMGKGQGWVNGQSIGRFWPSFIANNDNCSETCDYRGAYESSKCVGNCGNPSQRWYHIPRSFLSGDTNTLILFEEIGGNPKQISVQTITIQTICGHVNEGSTLELSCQGGRIISEIQFASYGNPEGKCGSYKHGLWNVVNTLLLVEKACIGKENCSIDVTGKSFEISDATSSFATLAVQALCSKK, from the coding sequence ATGTTTAATCTTGGATCGCTTGTTCTTTGTCTCTTTGTAATTTTATCTGGTTTATCTTTTTGTACGGGAAATAGTGTTACCTATGATTCAAATGCCATCATTATCAATGGCGAACGACGCATTATCTTCTCAGGTTCAATCCATTATCCACGTAGTACCGATGCAATGTGGCCTGATCTTATTAAAAAAGCTAAAGATGGTGGACTTGATGCAATCGAGACATACATTTTTTGGGATCGTCATGAGCCTCAACgacaaaaatatgatttctctGGAAATCTAGATTTTATCAAATTCTTCCAACTTATTCATGATGCGGGACTTTATGTTCTGATGAGAATTGGTCCCTACGTGTGTGCTGAATGGAACTATGGAGGTTTTCCAGTATGGTTGCACAATATGCCGGGAATTGAATTTCGAACAGacaataaagtttataagaatgaaatgcaaacttTCACGACAAAGATAGTGAATATGTGTAAACAAGCCAACCTTTTTGCAACACAAGGAGGGCCAATAATTATAGCTCAAATTGAGAATGAGTATGGAAACGTGATGACACCGTACGGAGATGCAGGAAAAACATATATCAATTGGTGTGCTCAAATGGCTGAATCTCTCAATATTGGTGTTCCATGGATTATGTGTCAACAAAGCGATGCCCCACAACCTATGATTAATACATGCAACGGATTCTATTGTGATAACTTCACTCCTAATAACCCGAAGAGCCCGAAAATGTTTACTGAAAATTGGGTGGGATGGTTCAAGAAATGGGGCGAGAAAGACCCTCATAGAACTGCAGAAGATGTAGCATTTTCTGTGGccaaattttttcaatttggtgGCGTGCTTAACAATTATTATATGTATCATGGAGGTACCAACTTTGGAAGAACATCGGGAGGTCCGTTCATCACTACGTCTTATGATTACGACGCCCCCATCGATGAATATGGAAACTTGAATCAACCTAAATGGGGACATCTCAAACAACTTCACGCATCAATTAAACTTGGAGAGAAGATTCTGACTAGCAGCACTCGCTCGGACCGAAACATTAGTAGCTCTGTGACCTTAACGACATTCTCGAACCCAACAACAGGGGGTAGGTTTTGTTTTCTGAGCAACACAGATGCTAGCAATGATGCTAACATAGATTTGGAGGCAGATGGAACATATTTTGTACCGGCTTGGTCTGTGACCATTCTTGATGGTTGCAACAAGGAGGTTTACAACACTGCAAAGGTTAACTCTCAAACATCTGTGTTTGTGAAGGAGCAAGATGAGAAGGAAAATGCACAACTCTCCTGGACTTGGGCTCGTGAGCACATGAGAGATACTCTACTAGGAACTGGTACATTTAAAGCAAACCAGCTTTTGGAACAAAAAGGATTTACTGTTGATGTTAGTGACTACTTGTGGTACATGACAAATGTTGACATCGATCAAACGTCTTCCCCTCGTGATGTAACTCTTCAAGTGAATACAAAAGGTCACGTGCTTCATGCCTTTGTAAATAGAAGGCATATTGGGTCGGAATGGGCGAACAACGGTCAGAGTTTTGTACTTGAGAAACCCATCTCCTTAAAATCTGGAACCAACACGATAACCCTTTTGAGTGCCACAGTTGGACTAAAAAATTACGATGCATTTTATGACATGGTGCCAACTGGAATTGATGGAGGTCCTGTTTATCTAATTGGAAGTGGGAATGTCACAACTAACTTGTCGTCAAATTCATGGTCTTACAAGGTTGGGTTAAATGGAGAAATGAAGCAATTTTACAACCCGACGACACACTCTTCGAAAGTAAAATGGAGACCATTTGAACACAAGTCTATTGGAAGGCGAATGGCATGGTtcaaaacaaactttaaaacCCCATCCGGAGTTGACCCAGTAGTATTGGATCTGCAAGGAATGGGAAAAGGTCAGGGTTGGGTAAATGGACAAAGCATAGGTCGATTTTGGCCTTCTTTCATTGCTAACAATGATAATTGTAGTGAAACTTGCGACTACAGAGGTGCATATGAGTCTAGCAAATGTGTTGGAAATTGTGGGAATCCTTCTCAACGATGGTATCACATTCCCAGATCGTTTCTATCAGGTGACACAAAtaccttaattttatttgaagaaattggCGGAAATCCTAAACAAATCTCGGTTCAAACCATCACTATTCAAACTATATGTGGACACGTTAACGAAGGGAGTACCTTAGAGTTATCATGTCAAGGAGGACGCATTATATCTGAAATACAATTTGCTAGCTACGGAAATCCCGAAGGAAAGTGCGGGTCGTATAAACACGGGTTATGGAACGTGGTAAATACCCTTCTTCTGGTGGAAAAAGCTTGCATTGGTAAGGAAAATTGTTCAATTGATGTAACTGGGAAGTCGTTTGAAATTAGCGATGCTACCAGTTCATTTGCAACCTTGGCCGTTCAAGCATTATGctcaaagaaatga